The genomic stretch TATTTCCTCCGCCACGCCAGCGCAGGCAAGAATGCTTCCGATCCGGAGAAAGATAAGCGTCGCGGACTGGACAAGGAAGGCATCGAGCAGTGCCGCTTCGTTGGCCGCCTCCTCGCCGCCCTCGAGACTCAGGTCGACATTGTGATCTCGAGCCCACTCAAGCGTGCCACACAGACCGCCGCGCTGGTGGGCAACGAGATCGGCTACGAAGGCAAGTTACAGATCGAGTCTGCCCTGCTGCCCGAGGCGCACTACAACGCTTTCCGTGACATGCTGCAGCGCCATCACAAGCAGGAAGCCGTGATGGTCGTGGGCCACAACCCCAGCCTAAACGCGTTCGTCAGCCTGGCCATCAGCCGCCGCAATGTGGAAGAAGCTGTCGACCTGAAAAAGGGTGCGGTGGCGCGTGTGGAGGTCACGAGCAAGGGCGCGGTTTTGCAGTGGTGCGTCACGCCCAAGATCGCGCGCTCGCTTCACGCCTCTTCGACTAAGAGGTCTCGCCCAAAG from Acidobacteriota bacterium encodes the following:
- the sixA gene encoding phosphohistidine phosphatase SixA translates to MIVYFLRHASAGKNASDPEKDKRRGLDKEGIEQCRFVGRLLAALETQVDIVISSPLKRATQTAALVGNEIGYEGKLQIESALLPEAHYNAFRDMLQRHHKQEAVMVVGHNPSLNAFVSLAISRRNVEEAVDLKKGAVARVEVTSKGAVLQWCVTPKIARSLHASSTKRSRPKTSRK